The sequence GCACAGGTTCATCCTCTTTCCACTCACCCATAGTAAGAGCTACCTGTTCTTCACCGGTAAGAACATGCCTGTAAGCGTGGATCTTAAAGAATCCATAGCGGGTAGGCAAGTTTGCAGTTGCTTCTCTTACCACAAGTCTTTCTTTTTTAAGTCTGTATCTTATAAGGTCTGCTATGGTTATTATCTTGAGGTTAAACCGCTTGGCAAATTCCACAAGATCGGGAAGCCTTGCCATAGTTCCATCTTCTTTCAATATCTCACATATTACACCCGCTGGGTAAAGTCCAGCCAGCCTTGCCAAATCTACAGAAGCTTCTGTATGCCCAGCCCTTTCCAAAACCCCCCCGGGTTTAGCCTTCAGAGGAAAAACGTGCCCTGGTCTTATAAAGTCAGAGGGTTTTGCATCCGGACTGACCGCCAACTTTATGGTGATAGCTCTGTCAAAGGCAGATATGCCGGTGGTAGTTCCATACTTTGGATGGGCGTCTATAGAAACGCAAAAGTAGGTTCCCTTAGGGTCTGTGTTTCTAACCGCCATAGGGTATAGGTCAAGCTCCTCACACCTTTCTGGAGTAAGACTAAGGCATATAAGCCCCCTTCCATACTTTGCCATAAAGTTTATGGCCTCTGGGGTGACCTTTTCTGCAGCCATAACCAAATCCCCTTCGTTCTCCCTGTCTGGATCATCCACCACTATAACCATCTTTCCTTGCCTTATGTCTTCAAGAACTTCTTCAATAGAAGAGAAAACAAATTCACTCATTCTTCTTACCTCCTTCATCCTTTTTAGCTAAGTTTTTAATTCTTTCCCAGATTTTATCCAATATACTCTGTTTGTATGCCTGTTGTGTCTGTACTACTTGCCAATCAGAACTAGCTTTCTTTAGTCCTTCTCTATATTCACCCCTCATTTTCTCTATAAAAGGTCCTCCGTAGTGAATCCAAAGGTGGTCTATTATAAGAAAGCCTACCAAAAGATAGAGTATCCACCTAACCATAAAAGAATAATATATTCTCAGGAGGAGGAATTGTAGCTTGGCTTTGTGCTTTCTTGGATTGGGGAGCAACGTGGAAGACAGGATGGGCTACATTTTAAAAGCTCTGGACCACATAAAAAACTACGCAAAAATTCTCAAATCTTCCACGGTATATGAGAGCGCACCTTGGGGTGTTAAAGACCAACCAAGCTTTTTAAACAGCGTGATAATGGTAGAAACAAACCTAAGGCCCGTAGATTTGCTATACCGAGTAAAAGAATCGGAAATGCTCATCGGAAGGAGAGATCGAGGAAGATGGGGACCTCGGGAAATAGACATAGACATCCTGCTTTACGAAGACCACATAATAATGCTTAGCTTTTTGAAAATTCCCCATCCTTACATCTTAGAAAGGGATTTTGTTTTAATACCTCTCTTAGAAATAGCTCCTGCCCTGATTCACCCACTCTACAAAAAGCCCCTTTCCCAATACGCTAATCAAATTAGCGTGTCCTTAAAGCCCTTTGCGTGCCTTTACGGTATAGATAGCAAAGGATAACAGGAAAAGAAGAACCATAAGCAGGACTATGGACCCACTGGGGGGTATGTTGTATAACAAAGAAAGAAAAATGCCTAAGGTTACGGACAAAACTGCAAATAAAGCGGAAAGCAAAAAAGTTTGAAAGAAGGAGTTCGCTATCAGCAGTGCGGTCATAGAAGGAAGAGCTACAAAAGATGCAGAGAGTAAAAGCCCAGCTACCTTTATTGAAAGGACGATGTTTATACCCGCTAGCAATACGAACATATAGTTCAAAAAGCTGGTGTTTATACCCCTTAACCTTGCTATCTCCTCATTAAATAGAACCAAAAATAGGTCATCGTACTTTAGTTTAAAGATAAGCAAAGACAGAACAAAGATTGCAAAGCTTAGGTATAACTCCATTTCTGAAACTGTTAGGATACTTCCAAAAAGGTAAGAGTATATCTCCTGACCCAAACTACCGCTTAAGGACAGGATTATTACCGCGAGGGCTGTGCCAAAGGAAAAGAAGAGGGACAAAATAGTGTCTGAGGGCAGATTTTTCCTCTCCATCAAGAATTGAATGAAAAAAGACACGAAAGCGGTGTAAATCAGAGTAAAGATAGTGGGTTCTACTCCGAATAGAAAAGACAACGCTATACCGCCAAAGGCCGAATGGGATATACCAGCTCCGAGCATAGAGAGTCTTCTCATAAGAAGATACACACCTAATACAGAGCAGGACAGGGCTATAAAGATACCCGCTAAGACGCCTTGATAGACAAGTAAAAGGTTTTCAATGAAGTCCATAAAGCTCCCTTATAAGCTTGGTAAACTGCTCAGGGTAAGTTATTTTACACTCCTGCATACCAAGGCAGAGCATCCGCGTGGCGTTTCGCAAAACAAACCCAATGTCATGGGATACCACCACAACCGTCCTATCTTTGGCAATCTCTCTAAGGGTACTCTCTATATGCTCTTGGGCGTGTATGTCCAAACCTGTTAGAGGCTCATCCAAAATCAGAAGGTCTGGGTTTTTGGTAAGAGCCAAAGCCAAAAGCACTTTCTGCTGTTCTCCGCCAGAAAGCTTAACAAACTGCTTCTTTAACAGGCCCTCAAGGTGCAAAAAGGCTATTATCCAACCAACCTTTTCCTTCTTTGCTACTTTTCTAAAAAGCTCCTCCACCGTTCCAGTCCAGAACCTCTCCACGCTAAACCTCTGAGGCACATAACCTACCTTCTCCCAACGATTAAAGCTTTTGAGGTCTTCTCCAAAGATGTAAATCCTTCCCTGATGAGGCTTTAGAAAGCCCAAGAGAAGCTTAAGAAGGGTAGTTTTACCAGAACCATTGGGACCAACTACACAAAAAAATTCCCCTTTGTAAACAGAAAAGCTAAGGTCTTCTATAAGAGGCTCTTCCTTTTTGTATCTAAACCTTAGTTTCTCTACCCTTATTACCTCTTGCAATCTAAACCCTCTGCCAAAGACCGTAGGTTTCTATCCATTATAGAGAAGTAGTCATCATTTTGGTTAGTGAGATATAAGGAGGTGTTTATCCTGTATATTTTCGCTCCAGTCTCCTGGGAAAGTTTTCTTGCCACTTTATCGCTGTAGCCCTCTTCTACAAAGATTGCCTTTATAGATTCTTTTTTCATCAGTTTGATGAGATTGAGTATTTCGGAAGGTTTGGGTTCTTCTTCCGCATGGATCCCTTTGATGCCTACCGCTTTAAGATCGTAGTCCTTGGCAAGGTAGTTTAAAGAATGGTGCGTGGAAACAAGCCATCTGCTCTTGCAGGTAGAAAGCCTTTTGCTAAATTCATTGTCCAGCTCTTTAAGTCTTTTAGAAAATTCCTCATACCTTTTTTGATAAAGCTCTCTGTTGTTTGGGTCCATATTCATCAGTGCTTTGAAGATATTATCCACAAGCTTTTGGTAGGACCTAGGGGACACCCACAGATGGGGGTCTTTGTGTTTGCCTATAATCATAAAGTCTATGTTTTGATGTAAAAGATAGAGTTTGTTTTTCTCTACGGGCAGTTTTTTTTCCCAACTTTCCAATCCAAGAGTAAACACAGCTTTCGCATCTTTTAAGATCTTACGATCAGTTGGTCTTAACTCATAGTGATGAACATCTGCCTTCGTAGATATCAAGATACGGACGTTGTAAATATCTCCAGCCATATATGCCAAAGGATAGTAAATTGGGTAGGTGGTGGCTACCAGAGATTCCTTGGAAAAACTCAAGCTTATCAAAATAAAGAAAGCCAAAACAAACCTCATAGTTTATACATTTTAAGCTTTAGGGTTGAGAAATTTACCAACTAATTCTTCTTCCTTCAAAGGTGTGTCCGGAGAATTTAACACTATTCTATCCGCCAGAAGTTGCATCTGTTGGCTGACGTTTCAATGCATAGCAGCTTCAAAACTTCGGGAAGTGCAGAGTAAAACTCTCATTCCCTTATCAACTGCTCAATCTTATCAATGCTCATTCTATCCTATATCCAAAGCTCTTTACAAGTTCTGGTCTCTTCCTCCAATCGGGCTTCACTCTGACAAATAATTCCAAATAAACCTTTCTGCCAGTTATAACCTCCAATTCTTCCCTTGCCATCTTACCTATACTCTTCAACCTCTGACCGTCCTTACCTATAATTATAGGCTTGTAGTTGTCCCTATCAACTATTATGTCCGCCTTTATAACCAAAACCCGTGGATCGTGCCTTCCATCTGAGACCTCATTTACCACCACAGCCACTCCTTGTGGTATTTCTTGATGAACCTTTAGCAAAACTTTTTCCCTTATAATCTCTGCTACCAAAAGTCTAAAAGGAATGTCTGTGGTCATCTCTTCAGGAAAAAGGGGCTCTCCTTCTGGTAAGTAATCAACTATGACCTTTAATAGTCTGTCTATGTTAAAGCCTTTTAGGGCACTTATGGGAATTATCTCTTTAAACTCTGGATACTTTTTGGAAATTTCTTCCACAAAAGGCAGCAAATTTTCCAGCGGGCCGATCCTGTCTACCTTGTTTATCACCAAAAGGATGGGCTTTTCCTTCGAATAGGGTTTTATGTAGGTTTCAAAAACTGTTTGATCGTCTTCCTTCCAACCGTCCTCTGCGTCTATGATAAAAAGTATCAAATCCGCATCCTGCAGAGAAGCTCCGGCTATTCCCACCATAGCTTCACCTAAGGCATCCCTTGGTTTGTATATGCCGGGCGTGTCTAAGAATATTATCTGGGCTTTATCGGGTATATTCTTAACGCCAAGGACCCTTATCCTTGTGGTACCTGGCTTTGGAGAGACTATGGATAACTTTGTTCCTATTAGATTGTTTAAAAGAGTAGATTTACCCACGTTCGGCTTGCCAACTATTGCAACATAACCAACCTTCATATCCTTTCCGCTATAGCCTTTGCAAATTCTTCTGTAGATAGGGCTTTAGCATCTATGCCCATCTTCTTAAAGCCATTGGCTATGTCTGGTGTTCCTAACCTATCCTTTATAGTTTCCTTCACTGCGGTGTATATAAGTTCAGATGCTTCTTTCCAACCTATGTATTCAAGCATCATAGCTCCCGAAAGTGTCAAAGAAAGTGGATTGGCTATACCCTTTCCTGCTATGTCGTATGCAGTTCCGTGGGTGCTTTCAAACAACGCATAACCGTCTCCTATGTTTCCGCTTGGCACAAAACCGGGTCCTCCTACCAAGGCGGAAGCCAGGTCAGATATGTAATCACCATTCAGATTTTGGGTGATTATCACATCGTAAGCTTCTGGCTTTAAAACCAACTGCATGAGCATCTGGTCTGTGATCACCTTTACCATAAGCACTTGCCCTTCCTTTGGTTCTCCTTCTGTTATAATCTTTCCTTCAAACTCTGGCTCCTTTGCCACCTCAAAGGCCCAGTTCATAAAGGCACCTTCTGTTGCCTTCATGATGTTTCCTTTTCCTACAACCGCCACCACTCTTTTGTTGTTCTGCAGTGCATACCTTAGGGCTTTTCTTACGTGCCTTTTGGTCTTCCACTCGCTCATGGGCTTTACGGTTATTCCACAGTCTTCTGGCAGCGCATACTCGGAAACTCCCATCTCTTCTATGAAAAACTTCCTCACCTTCTGAGTTTTCTCATCCCTTGGCATGAATTCTATGGACATATAAACATCATCGGAGTTTTCCCTAAAGACAGCTACATTTACCCTCTCTGGGTTTGGTATGGGTGAAGGCTGTCCAAGCCAATAAACCGGTCTTATGGCGGAATAAAAATCCATAGACTGCCTTAGTATGGCGTTTAAAGATTTTCCTCCCTTTCCTACGGGGGTGCCCAATGGTCCTTTTATGGACACTATGGCGGTTTTTAAAACCTCAAGGGTTTCTTGGGGCATTCTTTGACCTGTTTTTTCCTCTGCCTTGTCTCCAGCTAAAAGTTCCACCCAATATATAGCCCTTGAACCACCGTAAGCCTTTTCAACTGCCTTATTTACAACCATTATCATCGCCGGAGCAATCTCTGGACCTATTCCATCTCCCTCTATGTAGGGAATGATAGGATTGTTTGGGACCTCCAAGTTCTTGTCTTCTTTAAGTCTTATAAACTGACCCTCTTGGGGTATGACCGCTTTACCAGACCAATAATAAACTCTTTCCATTAAATTGCCTCCTAAATTTTTTAAAACAGTATTATAAATAAGTTAGCCCTAAATGACTGAAGACTGAACAGGATTATAATTAGAAAATAAGGAGGGAATAGAAATGGAATTAGTTGCCGGTATACTTCATAGCAAAAACACTAATAAAATAGACAGAAGGTAGAAAAACTAAGTTTAATGAGTGAGTTTGTAAAGGTAAAAGCATACCTATCTAAACAACCCACTGTGCATTATATTATACTTATCATCATGAGGAAGTTGAATAGATTAGGAAGTATTGGAATAGTAATAATAACTTTTAGTTTGGGCTTTATATTGGGTTTTGCTTCTCAAGGCAGGCAGACAGAGGACGAATACAAGTATTTAAGAATTTTCACCGATGCTCTAAAGATAGTAAAGGATAATTACGTAGAGCCAGTTAGCACAAAAGACCTTATCTACGGGGCTCTAAACGGTATGACAAAAGCTCTGGATCCATTCTCCAGCTTTTTCGATCCTAAGCAGTACGAAAGCTTCAAGCAAGAAACAGAAGGTGAATTTGGGGGAATAGGTATAGAAATAGGCATGGAAAAAGGAAGACCCATAGTTATATCTCCCATAGAAGGAACGCCTGCCCACAGAGCGGGAATTAGGTCAGGTGATGTGATAATTGAAATAAACGGGGAAGATACATCAAACATGAGCCTCATGGACGTGGTGCAGAGGATCAGGGGTAAAGTAGGGACAAAAGTGGAGCTTTCTATATACAGAAAGGGTATGGACAAACCTATAAAGATAGAGTTAGAAAGAGCTTTAATAAAGATAGAAAGCGTAAAATGGACGAAGATAGGGGATGTGGGATACATAAAGCTTTCTCAGTTTAACGAAAATGTAAGTGTACAAATAGAAAAGGCTGTTAAAGAATTGCTTGCCAAGGGAGTTAGTGGCTTTATTCTTGACTTGAGGAACGACCCGGGAGGACTTTTGAGTGAGGCTGTGAATGTCTGCGACCTGTTCTTGCCCGAAGGAAAACTCATAGTTTACACAAAAAGCAGGAATGGGGAAACCCAAAGATACTTTTCCAGAAGAAAGCCGATAATCCCTGATAATACTCCTTTAGTTGTGTTGATAAACAAAGGTTCTGCCAGTGCGTCAGAGATTGTGGCCGGTGCCCTGCAAGATCACAAAAGAGCCATCATTTTGGGAGAGAAATCTTACGGTAAAGCCTCTGTGCAGAACATAATACCTATGGAAGATGGTTCCGCCTTAAAACTGACAGTTGCCTACTATTACACTCCCCTTGGCAAGCTCATACACAAAAGGGGTATAAATCCAGACGTTGAGGTTGTTATGAGCGAAAAGCAAGAAGAGGCTTTGCAAGAGGCTATAAGGCAAAGGAGATTGCAAGGTGAAAATAGCCTGATAGTTATACCAGAAATGGATCCTCAACTTAGCAAAGCTTTAGAAATAATAAAGGGGCAGAGGCTGAAGAGAGTGGCAAATCTATGATAACCTTAGCCATTGAGACCTCCTGCGACGAAACCGCTTTAGCTTTATATTCTCAGGAGCATGGACTAATAGGGGATGTGCTTCTTTCTCAGACTAAAATTCACCAAGAGTTTGGCGGGGTGGTTCCCGAGCTTTCCGCAAGGGAGCACACCAAAAATCTTTTACCCCTTCTTGATCTTCTTCTTAAAAAGACAAATTTTGACCTAAGTAAGATTGACTTCGTTTCCTTTACTTTAACTCCCGGTCTTATACTTTCCTTAGTGGTTGGTGCATCCTTTGCCAAATCCGTTGCCTATGCCTTAAGGAAACCCTTAGTGCCCGTGCATCACTTAGAAGGACACATATATTCTGTCTTTGTAGAAAAACCTATTTCTTATCCCTTTTTGGCTTTAATTGTTTCTGGAGGTCATACGGACCTATACTTAGTTGAAGGCTTTGGAAAATATACGTTTTTGGGTGGAACCTTAGACGACGCAGTAGGAGAAAGCTATGATAAAACCGCAAGGCTTATGGGGTTTGGCTATCCCGGAGGTCCCATACTGGATAGGCTGGCAAAGGAAGGAAAACCATCTTACAATTTACCCAGACCTATGATAGAAGAGCCAACGCTTAATATGTCTTTTAGTGGGTTAAAGACTGCAGTAAGACGCATTGTAGAATCTTGTGAGTATTCAAAAGAAGATTTGGCTTCTTCGTTTCAAAATGCGGTTTTGGACGTGTTGGAAGCTAAAACACTGAAAGCCATTGAACTAACTAGGATAAAAAGGTTGATCGTAGTTGGTGGGGTATCTGCTAACAGTGGGCTTCGCCAGAGGTTTAGCATGCTTGCGGACAAACTCGGCATAGAGCTTTACATACCCCATCCTAAGCTATCTACTGACAATGCAGTCATGATAGCTTATGCAGGTTTAGAGAGGTTCAAAAAAGGTATAACCGCTCCCGATGATATAAATCCAGAGCCAAACATGCTACTTGAAACCTTTGGGAGGTTGTGGTCATGAATGCAAAAGATTTAATAAAAGAAAAGGCTGGATACATACTTTCCAACCTGCTTTGCAACGGAGGAGAATACGGAGAGATCTTTTACGAAAAATCCATCACAAGCAGGATGCAGTTGGAAGACAACAAAATAGACAAAGTTCAGTGGGGAATTGATGAAGGTGTGGGCATAAGGCTAATAAAGGATGGAAAAACCTATTATGGATACATCACCGATATAACCTACGAAAACCTTCTTGAGATAGCGAGGACTTTGGCTAAGGGTAGCGGTCATGGTCCAGTAGCAATTGGAAAAAAGCGCATTGTAGGATGGACTGAGGTAATAATAGACCCAGAAGAAAAGGACTTAAATTACAGGGCAGAAATACTTCATAGGGCAAATGCAAAAGCCAGAAGTTATGGGGACAAAATAAAACAGGTTTTGGTGGTTCTCATGGACAAAACAAGGGATATTATGGTGATAAACTCTTTGGGGGAAAGTGCGGAAGATCTGCAAAAGAGAGTAGTGTTCTTCACAGAAGTGGTGGCAAGCGACGGTATAAACTTGCAGAGGGGTTACGAATCTTTGGGTGGGGCTAAGGGCTTTGAGATCTTTGAGGAAAGTCCTCCTGAGCTTGTGGCGGAAAAGGCTGCAAAGCGAGCTCTGCTCATGCTTTCTGCAAAACCAGCACCTGCAGGACAATTTACGGTGGTCCTTTCTGGAGAAGCTGGAGGGACTATGATACACGAAGCAGTTGGACACGGGTTTGAGGCGGACTTGGTCCAAAAAGGGCTTTCTGTCTATAAGGGTAAATTGGGACAAAAGGTTGCCAGCGAGCTCATAACTGTAATAGATGATGGGTCCCTTCAGGGTAAAAACGGCTACTTTGTGGTAGATGACGAAGGTGTCCCTTCCCAAAGGACAGTGCTTATAGAGAATGGTTATTTAGTGGGCTATATGTACGATAGGCTGTCTGCCATGAAAGAGGGAAAACAATCCACCGGAAACGGAAGAAGGCAAAGTTATGCTCACATTCCAATGGTTAGGATGACCAACACTTTCATAGCCAGCGGTAAGGACAATCCAGAGGATATAATAAGAGATACTAAAAAAGGAGTGTTTGTTGTTAAAATGGGAGGAGGAGAAGTCAATACAGTAACTGGAGACTTTGTCTTTGAAATAATGGAGGGCTATATGATAGAAAATGGTCAAATAACCTATCCTATCAGGTCTGCCACTCTCATAGGCAATGGTCCAAAGGTATTGCAGGACGTGGATGCGGTAGGTTGGGATCTTGGTTGGAGTATAGGCACGTGTGGTAAAGACGGACAGGGAGTGCCAGTGTCTGACGCCCAGCCAACCTTAAGGATAAGGTCCTTAATTTTAGGGGGCACGGAGGTTTAATTATGAAAGGTATCCTTGACTTACTTCCTTTCTTACTTTTCTTTGCGGTAGTTTTGCTATCTGTTTTTGAGGTAGATATATTAAAAATCTTGGGAGGTATAGTTATGGGTTTTTCTCCACTGATAGTTATAGCTATTTTGGTTGTTGTGTTCTTAGCCGCAGCTTTAAAGATAGTTCCTGAATATCAGAGGGCTGTCATCTTCAGGTTGGGGAGGGTGATAGGAGCAAAAGGTCCTGGTCTGTTCATACTCATCCCCATCATAGACAGGATGGTAAAGGTGGATTTAAGGACGGTCACTTTAGACGTGCCCACACAAGACATTATCACAAAGGACAACGTCTCCGTTAGTGTGGATGCGGTGGTGTATTTTAGGGTGGTGGATCCTGTCAAAGCAATAGTGGAAGTAGAAAACTACCTGTATGCTACTTCTCAGATAGCTCAGACCACTCTTAGAAGCGTGTGCGGTTCGGTAGAGTTGGACGAGCTTTTGGCAGAGAGGGAAAAGCTAAACATTCAGCTTCAGGAGATAATAGACAGACAGACTGACCCGTGGGGTGTAAAAGTGGTAGCTGTGGAGCTAAAGAAGATAGACCTTCCGGAAGAGCTAAGAAAAGCCATGGCAAGGCAGGCTGAGGCAGAAAGGGAAAGAAGGGCAAAGATAATCAGCGCAGAGGCGGAATACCAAGCAGCGCAGAAACTGGCGGACGCCGCAAAAATCTTAGCTTCAGAACCATTGGCGTTACAGCTCAGATACTTAGAAACTATACAGAACACAGTAACTAAACCTGGCAACACGGTGCTTGTGCCCTTACCTATAGAGATGCTATCTTACATTACAAAGGCTACCAGTGAAATACAAGGTAAAGGTCAATAGAGCTGGTGTATTTTTCATAGGTATAAGCATATTTTTGGGTGTATCGGCGGTAAATACTTCTAACAATCTTCTTTACTTAGTGGTGTCTTTTTTATTATCCTTTATGCTCCTTTCCGGTCTTCTTTCTTTGTATAATCTCAAAGGTTTGGAGATTGAGATAATACCGCCGAAGGAAGTGTATGCAGAAAAAGCAGAAAGTTTTAGAATAATTGTGAAGAACAAGAAAAGGGTTCCATCT is a genomic window of Thermocrinis sp. containing:
- a CDS encoding NADP-dependent isocitrate dehydrogenase yields the protein MERVYYWSGKAVIPQEGQFIRLKEDKNLEVPNNPIIPYIEGDGIGPEIAPAMIMVVNKAVEKAYGGSRAIYWVELLAGDKAEEKTGQRMPQETLEVLKTAIVSIKGPLGTPVGKGGKSLNAILRQSMDFYSAIRPVYWLGQPSPIPNPERVNVAVFRENSDDVYMSIEFMPRDEKTQKVRKFFIEEMGVSEYALPEDCGITVKPMSEWKTKRHVRKALRYALQNNKRVVAVVGKGNIMKATEGAFMNWAFEVAKEPEFEGKIITEGEPKEGQVLMVKVITDQMLMQLVLKPEAYDVIITQNLNGDYISDLASALVGGPGFVPSGNIGDGYALFESTHGTAYDIAGKGIANPLSLTLSGAMMLEYIGWKEASELIYTAVKETIKDRLGTPDIANGFKKMGIDAKALSTEEFAKAIAERI
- a CDS encoding metal ABC transporter permease, with amino-acid sequence MDFIENLLLVYQGVLAGIFIALSCSVLGVYLLMRRLSMLGAGISHSAFGGIALSFLFGVEPTIFTLIYTAFVSFFIQFLMERKNLPSDTILSLFFSFGTALAVIILSLSGSLGQEIYSYLFGSILTVSEMELYLSFAIFVLSLLIFKLKYDDLFLVLFNEEIARLRGINTSFLNYMFVLLAGINIVLSIKVAGLLLSASFVALPSMTALLIANSFFQTFLLSALFAVLSVTLGIFLSLLYNIPPSGSIVLLMVLLFLLSFAIYTVKARKGL
- the tsaD gene encoding tRNA (adenosine(37)-N6)-threonylcarbamoyltransferase complex transferase subunit TsaD codes for the protein MITLAIETSCDETALALYSQEHGLIGDVLLSQTKIHQEFGGVVPELSAREHTKNLLPLLDLLLKKTNFDLSKIDFVSFTLTPGLILSLVVGASFAKSVAYALRKPLVPVHHLEGHIYSVFVEKPISYPFLALIVSGGHTDLYLVEGFGKYTFLGGTLDDAVGESYDKTARLMGFGYPGGPILDRLAKEGKPSYNLPRPMIEEPTLNMSFSGLKTAVRRIVESCEYSKEDLASSFQNAVLDVLEAKTLKAIELTRIKRLIVVGGVSANSGLRQRFSMLADKLGIELYIPHPKLSTDNAVMIAYAGLERFKKGITAPDDINPEPNMLLETFGRLWS
- the folK gene encoding 2-amino-4-hydroxy-6-hydroxymethyldihydropteridine diphosphokinase, which codes for MALCFLGLGSNVEDRMGYILKALDHIKNYAKILKSSTVYESAPWGVKDQPSFLNSVIMVETNLRPVDLLYRVKESEMLIGRRDRGRWGPREIDIDILLYEDHIIMLSFLKIPHPYILERDFVLIPLLEIAPALIHPLYKKPLSQYANQISVSLKPFACLYGIDSKG
- a CDS encoding TldD/PmbA family protein gives rise to the protein MNAKDLIKEKAGYILSNLLCNGGEYGEIFYEKSITSRMQLEDNKIDKVQWGIDEGVGIRLIKDGKTYYGYITDITYENLLEIARTLAKGSGHGPVAIGKKRIVGWTEVIIDPEEKDLNYRAEILHRANAKARSYGDKIKQVLVVLMDKTRDIMVINSLGESAEDLQKRVVFFTEVVASDGINLQRGYESLGGAKGFEIFEESPPELVAEKAAKRALLMLSAKPAPAGQFTVVLSGEAGGTMIHEAVGHGFEADLVQKGLSVYKGKLGQKVASELITVIDDGSLQGKNGYFVVDDEGVPSQRTVLIENGYLVGYMYDRLSAMKEGKQSTGNGRRQSYAHIPMVRMTNTFIASGKDNPEDIIRDTKKGVFVVKMGGGEVNTVTGDFVFEIMEGYMIENGQITYPIRSATLIGNGPKVLQDVDAVGWDLGWSIGTCGKDGQGVPVSDAQPTLRIRSLILGGTEV
- a CDS encoding metal ABC transporter substrate-binding protein, producing the protein MRFVLAFFILISLSFSKESLVATTYPIYYPLAYMAGDIYNVRILISTKADVHHYELRPTDRKILKDAKAVFTLGLESWEKKLPVEKNKLYLLHQNIDFMIIGKHKDPHLWVSPRSYQKLVDNIFKALMNMDPNNRELYQKRYEEFSKRLKELDNEFSKRLSTCKSRWLVSTHHSLNYLAKDYDLKAVGIKGIHAEEEPKPSEILNLIKLMKKESIKAIFVEEGYSDKVARKLSQETGAKIYRINTSLYLTNQNDDYFSIMDRNLRSLAEGLDCKR
- a CDS encoding ATP-binding cassette domain-containing protein encodes the protein MQEVIRVEKLRFRYKKEEPLIEDLSFSVYKGEFFCVVGPNGSGKTTLLKLLLGFLKPHQGRIYIFGEDLKSFNRWEKVGYVPQRFSVERFWTGTVEELFRKVAKKEKVGWIIAFLHLEGLLKKQFVKLSGGEQQKVLLALALTKNPDLLILDEPLTGLDIHAQEHIESTLREIAKDRTVVVVSHDIGFVLRNATRMLCLGMQECKITYPEQFTKLIRELYGLH
- a CDS encoding S41 family peptidase — encoded protein: MSEFVKVKAYLSKQPTVHYIILIIMRKLNRLGSIGIVIITFSLGFILGFASQGRQTEDEYKYLRIFTDALKIVKDNYVEPVSTKDLIYGALNGMTKALDPFSSFFDPKQYESFKQETEGEFGGIGIEIGMEKGRPIVISPIEGTPAHRAGIRSGDVIIEINGEDTSNMSLMDVVQRIRGKVGTKVELSIYRKGMDKPIKIELERALIKIESVKWTKIGDVGYIKLSQFNENVSVQIEKAVKELLAKGVSGFILDLRNDPGGLLSEAVNVCDLFLPEGKLIVYTKSRNGETQRYFSRRKPIIPDNTPLVVLINKGSASASEIVAGALQDHKRAIILGEKSYGKASVQNIIPMEDGSALKLTVAYYYTPLGKLIHKRGINPDVEVVMSEKQEEALQEAIRQRRLQGENSLIVIPEMDPQLSKALEIIKGQRLKRVANL
- a CDS encoding bifunctional 3,4-dihydroxy-2-butanone-4-phosphate synthase/GTP cyclohydrolase II gives rise to the protein MSEFVFSSIEEVLEDIRQGKMVIVVDDPDRENEGDLVMAAEKVTPEAINFMAKYGRGLICLSLTPERCEELDLYPMAVRNTDPKGTYFCVSIDAHPKYGTTTGISAFDRAITIKLAVSPDAKPSDFIRPGHVFPLKAKPGGVLERAGHTEASVDLARLAGLYPAGVICEILKEDGTMARLPDLVEFAKRFNLKIITIADLIRYRLKKERLVVREATANLPTRYGFFKIHAYRHVLTGEEQVALTMGEWKEDEPVLVRVHSECLTGDVFKSLRCDCRDQLEAALMQIAEEGKGVLVYIMGHEGRGIGIVNKIKAYDLQDKGYDTVEANEKLGYSADLRDYGVGVQILLDLGVRKMRLLTNNPRKIVALEGYGLEVVERVPLKVQACEYNEKYLNTKKHKLGHIL
- the era gene encoding GTPase Era; this encodes MKVGYVAIVGKPNVGKSTLLNNLIGTKLSIVSPKPGTTRIRVLGVKNIPDKAQIIFLDTPGIYKPRDALGEAMVGIAGASLQDADLILFIIDAEDGWKEDDQTVFETYIKPYSKEKPILLVINKVDRIGPLENLLPFVEEISKKYPEFKEIIPISALKGFNIDRLLKVIVDYLPEGEPLFPEEMTTDIPFRLLVAEIIREKVLLKVHQEIPQGVAVVVNEVSDGRHDPRVLVIKADIIVDRDNYKPIIIGKDGQRLKSIGKMAREELEVITGRKVYLELFVRVKPDWRKRPELVKSFGYRIE
- a CDS encoding slipin family protein, with protein sequence MKGILDLLPFLLFFAVVLLSVFEVDILKILGGIVMGFSPLIVIAILVVVFLAAALKIVPEYQRAVIFRLGRVIGAKGPGLFILIPIIDRMVKVDLRTVTLDVPTQDIITKDNVSVSVDAVVYFRVVDPVKAIVEVENYLYATSQIAQTTLRSVCGSVELDELLAEREKLNIQLQEIIDRQTDPWGVKVVAVELKKIDLPEELRKAMARQAEAERERRAKIISAEAEYQAAQKLADAAKILASEPLALQLRYLETIQNTVTKPGNTVLVPLPIEMLSYITKATSEIQGKGQ